From Triticum aestivum cultivar Chinese Spring chromosome 4A, IWGSC CS RefSeq v2.1, whole genome shotgun sequence, a single genomic window includes:
- the LOC123085283 gene encoding UDP-glucuronate 4-epimerase 3: MAPQLTGAPGSAAAAGGAAAVKPQFHHYHHHRLPPRHHHPPSLLSKLAFWSVCSLALLLAFLLLAPSSAPAPRAAPDSPRRSLHARPDSAAAWGGAAWERKVRASARARRPGLSVLVTGAAGFVGCHAAAALRRRGDGVLGLDNFNDYYDPALKRGRAALLARSGVYVVDGDIADAELLAKLFDVAPFTHVLHLAAQAGVRHALVDPMSYVRANVAGLVALLEAARAADPQPAIVWASSSSVYGLNSHVPFSEHDRTDRPASLYAATKKAGEEIAHVYNHIYGLSLTALRFFTVYGPWGRPDMAYFFFTRDILAGRPITVYESSGGGTHQTTISRDFTYIDDIVKGCIGALDTAGRSTGSGGKKRGPAPFRTYNLGNTSPVPVTQLVDLLEKMLKVKAVRRVVKMPRNGDVPYTHANISLAQRELGYRPSTDLQTGLKKFVRWYLEYYNPELAVKQKQHGSSNGKGSRGRNGSTSSAR, from the coding sequence ATGGCGCCGCAGCTGACCGGCGCgcccggctcggcggcggcggcgggcggcgccgcggCCGTCAAGCCGCAGTTccaccactaccaccaccaccGCCTGCCCCCGCGCCACCACCACCCGCCCTCGCTCCTCTCCAAGCTCGCCTTCTGGTCCGTCTGCTCCCTCGCGCTGctcctcgccttcctcctcctcgccccctccTCCGCCCCCGCTCCGCGCGCCGCCCCCGACTCCCCGCGCCGCTCCCTCCACGCCCGCCCcgactccgccgccgcctgggGCGGCGCCGCCTGGGAGAGGAAGGTGCGGGCCTCCGCGCGCGCCAGGCGCCCCGGCCTCTCCGTCCTCGTCACCGGCGCCGCGGGCTTCGTCGGCTgccacgccgccgccgcgctgcgccGCCGCGGCGACGGCGTCCTCGGCCTCGACAACTTCAACGACTACTACGACCCCGCCCTCAAGCGCGGCCGGGCCGCGCTGCTCGCGCGCTCGGGCGTCTACGTCGTCGACGGCGACATCGCCGACGCCGAGCTCCTCGCCAAGCTGTTCGACGTCGCGCCCTTCACGCACGTCCTGCACCTCGCGGCCCAGGCTGGCGTGCGCCACGCGCTCGTTGACCCCATGTCGTATGTGCGGGCGAACGTCGCTGGGCTCGTCGCGCTGCTTGAGGCGGCTCGCGCGGCCGACCCGCAGCCGGCGATCGTCTGGGCATCCTCGTCTTCGGTCTACGGGCTCAACTCCCATGTGCCTTTCTCCGAGCATGACAGGACGGACCGACCCGCGTCTCTCTACGCGGCCACCAAGAAGGCTGGTGAGGAGATCGCTCATGTCTACAACCACATCTATGGCCTCTCGCTCACCGCCCTCCGGTTTTTCACCGTATATGGGCCGTGGGGGCGCCCCGACATGGCATACTTCTTCTTCACCCGGGACATTCTTGCTGGTCGGCCAATCACGGTTTATGAGAGCTCCGGTGGAGGCACACACCAGACCACCATTTCCCGGGATTTCACCTACATTGATGATATTGTGAAAGGGTGTATTGGGGCATTGGATACAGCTGGGCGGAGCACAGGCAGCGGCGGCAAGAAGCGAGGGCCAGCGCCATTCAGGACATACAATTTGGGGAACACTTCTCCAGTGCCGGTGACACAGCTTGTGGATTTACTGGAGAAGATGCTCAAGGTGAAGGCCGTGAGGAGGGTTGTCAAGATGCCAAGGAACGGGGATGTGCCGTACACGCATGCTAACATCAGCCTTGCACAGCGGGAGCTTGGGTATCGGCCATCCACTGATCTCCAAACAGGGCTCAAGAAGTTCGTGCGGTGGTATCTTGAGTACTACAATCCTGAGTTGGCTGTGAAGCAGAAGCAGCATGGCAGTAGCAATGGCAAGGGTTCACGCGGTCGGAATGGCAGCACGAGCAGCGCAAGATGA